From a single Candidatus Schekmanbacteria bacterium genomic region:
- a CDS encoding pyridoxamine 5'-phosphate oxidase family protein: MITLPEELKNILEKKETVKILGTVDKNGVPHVVLKDSMKLLDDGTLAYAEEFDSSKTSSNMVRSIWFDKPISMNIANGDDSYQITGKPLRCLITGKIFQQFLISERKRDGGGPDIQAVWIIEPLEFKNQSRKARRDEEINKYPLYNTHLDMLKK, translated from the coding sequence ATGATTACGCTTCCAGAAGAACTAAAAAACATATTAGAAAAAAAAGAGACAGTTAAAATCCTCGGCACTGTAGATAAGAATGGAGTCCCTCACGTTGTTTTAAAGGATTCAATGAAACTTCTTGATGACGGCACACTTGCCTATGCAGAAGAATTCGATTCCTCAAAGACTAGCAGTAATATGGTAAGAAGCATCTGGTTTGACAAGCCTATAAGTATGAATATCGCAAATGGAGATGATAGCTACCAGATAACAGGAAAACCTTTAAGGTGCCTGATAACCGGAAAGATTTTCCAGCAGTTCCTTATAAGTGAAAGGAAAAGGGATGGAGGAGGTCCGGACATACAGGCAGTCTGGATTATTGAACCTCTGGAATTTAAAAATCAGTCCCGCAAAGCCAGAAGGGACGAGGAAATAAATAAGTATCCGCTCTATAATACTCATCTGGATATGCTTAAAAAATAA
- a CDS encoding glycosyltransferase family 39 protein, whose translation MQYESRADRFIIFRWVLILLTVNVCFFIFSELVLHYPYQDPLNVRFRPSAHPLYVTLCVLTFLSVLLRWRRDWFLSLSEKQFVFLTLFLAFFFDVSLASTDQGFMYAIPHSFISTTNEYYWDIGKINGLRNFLRDYVKMMPDLSLHANTHPPGADVFFYLIHRFLGEGAMKPSIIALIVSNLSLIPLYLTLKMFLSERALRFAIILWIFTPAIGIYSAVCMDGVFMFFLLWPFYFFFRYLVTGKNLLSLSFLTGASLAAAGFMTFSVAYECLFFTLLTGFCIYRKHERWKGMCLSLCVAGAVFVLFYYFFYQATGYNIRDCLDAARDKDMVNYGSPFYSFTKYIHSRIANFSVYSIFMGFASFGVFIVYLRGWYRRFGLGNKLMRSITYVAILTMLEMVFGGLYFFETGRIWIYLSPIFLGPVAETITLISDTAPGRIFETDVLTLTFLQTMAIEIIFYTFW comes from the coding sequence ATGCAATATGAAAGCAGGGCAGACAGGTTCATAATATTCCGCTGGGTACTGATACTTTTAACGGTCAATGTCTGTTTTTTCATTTTCAGCGAGTTAGTTCTCCATTATCCATATCAGGACCCTTTGAATGTAAGGTTCCGTCCATCGGCACACCCATTATATGTCACGCTTTGTGTCCTGACGTTTCTCTCAGTACTGCTGCGTTGGAGGAGAGACTGGTTTCTTTCCCTTTCGGAGAAGCAATTTGTTTTTCTCACATTGTTCCTGGCTTTTTTCTTTGATGTGTCGCTTGCATCCACTGACCAGGGTTTCATGTATGCCATACCGCATTCATTTATTTCCACGACTAACGAATATTATTGGGATATCGGGAAGATAAACGGGCTCAGAAACTTCCTGAGGGATTATGTTAAAATGATGCCTGACCTTTCCCTCCATGCAAACACCCATCCTCCCGGGGCAGATGTGTTCTTCTACCTTATACACAGGTTTCTTGGAGAAGGAGCGATGAAGCCATCGATTATAGCGCTAATCGTGAGCAACTTAAGCCTTATCCCGCTTTACCTGACGCTAAAGATGTTTTTATCAGAAAGGGCGCTCCGCTTTGCGATTATTCTCTGGATTTTCACGCCTGCCATCGGGATATACAGCGCCGTATGCATGGACGGGGTGTTTATGTTTTTCCTGCTCTGGCCATTTTACTTTTTTTTCAGGTATCTTGTAACAGGGAAAAACCTGTTGTCCCTTTCATTCCTCACAGGCGCATCTCTTGCAGCGGCAGGTTTTATGACTTTTTCCGTTGCCTACGAATGCCTCTTTTTTACCCTTCTTACGGGGTTTTGCATTTACAGGAAACATGAGAGATGGAAGGGGATGTGCCTTAGCCTTTGTGTTGCCGGAGCTGTCTTCGTCCTGTTCTATTATTTCTTCTATCAAGCCACAGGCTATAATATTCGTGACTGTCTTGATGCGGCGCGCGACAAGGACATGGTTAACTACGGCTCGCCATTTTACAGCTTCACGAAATATATCCATTCCAGGATTGCCAATTTCTCAGTTTATTCCATATTCATGGGTTTTGCCTCATTCGGGGTTTTCATCGTCTATCTGAGAGGCTGGTACAGACGGTTCGGGCTCGGGAATAAGCTGATGCGCAGCATAACGTATGTAGCGATACTCACAATGCTTGAAATGGTTTTCGGCGGGCTTTACTTTTTTGAAACCGGCAGGATATGGATTTACCTGTCACCCATATTCCTCGGGCCTGTGGCAGAGACTATAACTCTCATTTCAGATACTGCTCCGGGAAGGATATTCGAGACAGATGTCCTTACTCTTACCTTTTTGCAGACTATGGCAATTGAAATTATTTTTTATACATTCTGGTAA
- a CDS encoding UbiD family decarboxylase translates to MRKGKVFLSAVFIFLSIYLSFPAFGADKNVKLTGPYDTMRDYLAAIEARGRLLRINQIDQDKYEGTAFVYRMLDKMGTDKAPAVVFEKVKINGQVMDGPVFANIYPGWDTTAMIYGLSKITDDQSEMYRAVRNKLVSMVEENGGQWKKIKPVTIDSKNAPCKEVVLKGDDIDITKFPWFKNNPGDAGQYINTPAVFMEDPMFNRNVGTYRIQVKGKNKIGVNPEKGQHGYIFIKAAEKRGEKSIPAAIALGVDPIIFSMACTKVAALGEDELDFAGGLKGKPVELVKCETSNIMVPAQAEMIIEGDIPVETEEEGPYAEMYGYQGEKHQSYTMNIKAITYRKNPIIVNDFTGVTHPTNMIPWSIGTYINLKKILPNLVDLYDPREAVGISVLSIEKRFPGQGISAGEVLLGASTAKVAIVVDKDVDVTDMTQVLHAVATRWQPYPGSLIINHDFRPSVDPSTKKNKLSSKIVIDATRQFPEEGGPDSFAPLSRNILQQMAPDAFGIVDKNWQEYWKNWKK, encoded by the coding sequence ATGAGAAAAGGAAAGGTTTTCTTGTCAGCAGTATTCATCTTTCTGTCAATCTATCTATCTTTCCCTGCTTTTGGTGCTGATAAGAATGTAAAGCTTACCGGTCCGTACGATACGATGAGGGATTATCTTGCCGCAATTGAGGCGCGCGGCAGGCTTTTGAGGATAAATCAAATCGATCAGGATAAGTATGAGGGGACTGCATTTGTTTACAGAATGCTTGACAAGATGGGAACAGACAAAGCTCCTGCAGTTGTATTTGAAAAGGTGAAAATAAACGGACAGGTGATGGATGGTCCTGTTTTCGCGAATATCTATCCAGGATGGGATACAACAGCCATGATTTATGGTTTGAGTAAGATAACTGATGACCAGAGCGAAATGTACAGGGCGGTAAGGAACAAGCTTGTAAGCATGGTTGAAGAGAACGGAGGTCAATGGAAAAAGATAAAGCCAGTCACAATTGATTCCAAAAATGCGCCCTGTAAAGAGGTTGTATTGAAAGGCGATGACATTGATATAACAAAATTCCCATGGTTTAAGAACAATCCGGGCGATGCAGGGCAGTATATTAACACCCCGGCCGTATTCATGGAAGATCCGATGTTTAACAGGAATGTTGGCACCTACCGCATCCAGGTCAAAGGGAAAAATAAGATAGGCGTAAATCCCGAGAAGGGACAGCATGGTTATATATTCATCAAAGCGGCTGAGAAAAGGGGTGAAAAATCAATCCCTGCCGCCATAGCGCTTGGAGTTGACCCTATAATATTTTCAATGGCATGTACCAAAGTAGCAGCCCTTGGCGAGGATGAACTCGATTTTGCAGGAGGTCTTAAGGGAAAGCCGGTTGAGCTTGTAAAGTGCGAGACAAGCAATATCATGGTTCCGGCGCAGGCTGAGATGATAATAGAAGGCGACATACCTGTTGAAACCGAGGAGGAAGGACCTTATGCGGAGATGTACGGTTATCAGGGCGAGAAGCATCAAAGCTATACCATGAATATTAAAGCCATAACCTACCGGAAGAACCCTATCATAGTTAATGATTTTACAGGTGTTACCCATCCGACCAACATGATACCTTGGTCTATAGGAACATACATTAACCTTAAAAAAATCCTGCCAAACCTTGTAGACCTCTATGATCCCAGAGAAGCAGTAGGTATATCTGTTTTAAGTATTGAAAAAAGATTTCCCGGTCAGGGGATAAGCGCAGGCGAAGTGCTTTTGGGAGCGTCCACTGCCAAAGTAGCAATCGTTGTTGACAAGGACGTTGATGTCACTGATATGACCCAGGTGCTTCATGCTGTTGCAACAAGATGGCAGCCATATCCGGGGAGCCTGATAATAAACCATGATTTTCGTCCAAGCGTTGACCCGAGCACAAAGAAGAACAAGCTGAGCAGTAAGATAGTAATTGATGCGACGAGACAGTTTCCTGAAGAAGGCGGGCCGGATTCCTTTGCACCTCTCTCAAGAAACATCCTCCAGCAGATGGCCCCTGATGCCTTTGGTATCGTTGACAAGAACTGGCAGGAATACTGGAAGAACTGGAAGAAATAA
- a CDS encoding HD-GYP domain-containing protein — protein MKKVIKQDNSNTRKDGYDLLTKENDEAPNNPEGLKLLTEEIEITKATYDENLSIVSDILNDIKIEKKIDIEKIQIVAKSLVNNVLKHTDAMLILSRVKKFDDYTFKHSVNVAILTIALGKYLNYPDKEVEILGTGGLLHDCGKMKIPNEILNKEGRFSEAEFEIMKKHPIYGAEMLEESAHFDQKSILMALQHHERYSGGGYPTGCTASKISTFGMMTAVADVYDAITSDRVYNKALNPFEGLRKLYTEKGHQFHPTIFEHFVYSIGLFPLGSLVQLKNSLIGIIVSVNRNNLMYPKVLVIANETGKMFFMPYIVNVNPPKSEEPGKWTMESIFEDNKETKEFAPDEKQGYKVDKVIEPSDYNIDVDFQFNNMQKLIQQIS, from the coding sequence ATGAAAAAAGTAATCAAACAAGACAATTCAAATACTCGTAAAGACGGCTATGACCTTTTAACAAAAGAAAATGATGAAGCGCCCAATAATCCTGAAGGATTAAAATTACTTACAGAGGAAATTGAGATAACAAAAGCTACTTATGATGAAAACCTATCAATAGTAAGCGACATTTTAAATGATATTAAAATTGAAAAGAAAATTGATATTGAAAAGATACAGATTGTTGCAAAGTCGCTCGTTAACAATGTATTGAAGCATACAGATGCAATGCTCATTCTGAGCAGGGTAAAAAAGTTTGATGACTACACGTTTAAACACTCAGTCAATGTTGCCATTCTTACAATAGCACTGGGGAAGTATTTAAATTATCCGGATAAGGAGGTTGAAATTCTTGGAACAGGCGGATTGCTGCATGACTGCGGAAAAATGAAAATACCGAATGAAATCCTGAATAAAGAAGGAAGGTTCTCTGAGGCAGAGTTTGAAATAATGAAAAAACACCCGATTTATGGTGCAGAGATGCTCGAAGAATCTGCTCACTTCGACCAAAAGTCAATACTAATGGCATTACAGCACCATGAAAGGTATTCCGGAGGCGGTTACCCTACGGGTTGCACAGCCAGCAAGATCAGCACATTTGGAATGATGACGGCAGTTGCAGATGTTTACGATGCGATAACCAGCGATCGCGTCTACAATAAGGCTCTAAACCCTTTTGAAGGATTAAGAAAACTGTACACCGAAAAAGGTCATCAATTCCATCCAACAATTTTTGAACACTTCGTTTATTCCATTGGGCTTTTCCCATTGGGAAGTCTTGTGCAGTTAAAAAACAGCCTTATAGGAATAATTGTTTCTGTGAACAGGAACAACTTAATGTATCCGAAAGTTTTAGTAATTGCGAATGAGACCGGAAAAATGTTTTTTATGCCGTATATTGTAAACGTCAATCCTCCCAAGAGTGAAGAACCCGGCAAATGGACAATGGAAAGCATATTTGAAGATAACAAAGAAACAAAGGAATTTGCCCCGGATGAAAAACAAGGCTATAAAGTAGATAAAGTTATAGAGCCTTCAGACTACAATATAGATGTTGATTTCCAATTCAATAATATGCAGAAGCTTATTCAACAAATTTCCTGA
- a CDS encoding MFS transporter, which produces MSTTTGMQLSGKRFAGIDIPVGLTQANYFNLYFASWIMGCLMTIPTVIQPAFLKEVVKIPEGLTGSINAGLQNMGQIATLLLIGLVGIASDRYGRKILIVAGFAFCIVFYPVFGHSSDIAAALGLESSEWHLIIVYLSRFMLGIGLVLSHPQFVTLVADYTTAEGRGKGMALHAIMMSLGTLCVYGLFTQMAAVIGIIGAFYAGGALGLAGILVALSGLVDRIGKSHAVKTDIREIYRLVLRSFPLRAAYITGFVTRANISLTSTLIIVWMVSMAGKFGYTPLQATARAGVIMMVGNVFSILSFYIIGILLDRVGRLPVLISALILTGAGYFLIATIDDPFSNLMFLYVSLLGFAKNGAIVAANTLASDVTPRHCLGSALGVLNTVGTLGIIFFLQVCGYLFDSISHQSPFVFKGAVDAACGIWIFIARKKIISMKKEGQTL; this is translated from the coding sequence ATGAGCACGACCACGGGAATGCAGCTATCGGGTAAAAGATTTGCAGGCATTGATATCCCGGTAGGGCTGACACAGGCGAATTATTTTAATCTTTATTTTGCAAGCTGGATTATGGGTTGTCTAATGACAATACCTACAGTCATCCAGCCTGCTTTCCTTAAAGAAGTAGTAAAAATCCCGGAAGGTCTTACCGGTTCAATCAATGCAGGCTTGCAGAACATGGGGCAGATTGCCACACTTTTGTTGATTGGCCTGGTTGGTATTGCCTCAGACAGGTATGGACGAAAGATATTAATTGTTGCCGGCTTTGCCTTCTGCATTGTCTTTTATCCTGTATTCGGCCACAGCTCCGATATTGCCGCTGCTCTTGGATTAGAAAGTTCTGAGTGGCATTTGATAATCGTTTATCTTTCCCGCTTTATGCTCGGCATAGGTCTTGTCCTTAGCCATCCGCAGTTCGTGACCCTGGTTGCTGACTATACAACTGCTGAGGGAAGAGGAAAGGGGATGGCACTCCATGCAATAATGATGTCTCTTGGCACTCTTTGTGTGTATGGCTTGTTTACTCAAATGGCTGCCGTGATAGGGATAATCGGAGCTTTCTATGCCGGAGGAGCACTGGGACTTGCCGGAATCCTTGTTGCCTTGTCAGGATTGGTTGACAGGATTGGAAAGAGCCATGCGGTAAAAACGGATATCAGGGAAATCTATCGACTTGTTTTAAGAAGTTTCCCTCTGAGAGCAGCTTACATTACGGGATTCGTAACGCGTGCCAATATTTCTCTTACATCAACTTTAATTATCGTCTGGATGGTGAGTATGGCAGGCAAATTCGGCTACACTCCTTTGCAGGCTACTGCAAGGGCCGGAGTGATAATGATGGTTGGGAATGTTTTCAGCATATTAAGTTTTTATATAATAGGTATCCTTCTTGACCGCGTAGGACGGCTTCCGGTTCTTATCAGCGCACTTATCCTTACCGGTGCAGGTTATTTTCTCATAGCTACCATAGATGATCCTTTTTCTAACCTTATGTTTCTATATGTGAGCTTATTGGGGTTTGCAAAAAACGGGGCTATTGTTGCCGCCAATACACTTGCTTCTGACGTAACTCCGCGCCACTGTCTAGGCAGTGCTCTGGGTGTTTTGAATACAGTAGGAACACTCGGGATAATTTTTTTTCTTCAGGTATGCGGTTATCTTTTTGACAGCATTTCTCATCAGTCGCCATTTGTTTTCAAAGGTGCCGTTGATGCGGCTTGCGGGATCTGGATATTTATTGCGAGGAAAAAAATTATTAGTATGAAAAAAGAAGGTCAGACTCTATAA
- a CDS encoding radical SAM protein, with the protein MNNDLTYQEAVQKYPNFPRFIILKLDLYRRGTIYSDAVEKEYGEFPGPMILRDGTSVVTAPAKKTNKKDPYTVDFHNGSLGIFYHGEYVEEITFSPKPAFYGKKTSLGTPMEKIGMFRPQRLDIWPYRFCHYWKGGYQCKFCSINVIAKNRLKMEQGMELHPKDISETVAEALKEPGRFSIITLTGGADYEGAEPFDSELNRYIKVLQAIGENFSSKRFPSQLVCCAMTKKQLKRLYDETGILSYCPDIEVWDREKFAWICPGKDKYVGWDNWVKSMIDAVELFGPGNVCTNIVAGCEMAEPHGFKTEDEALNSTLDGAEFLAKNGVAMLALVWSPSRGSAFYGQKQPSLEYYLRLAQGLHDIRAAYGVRVNTDDYKHCGNHGDSDLARLD; encoded by the coding sequence ATGAATAACGACCTGACCTATCAGGAGGCAGTGCAAAAATATCCGAATTTCCCCCGTTTCATAATTCTCAAACTCGACCTCTACCGGAGAGGGACAATTTATTCTGATGCCGTAGAAAAAGAATATGGAGAGTTTCCGGGGCCAATGATATTAAGGGACGGGACATCAGTTGTCACTGCTCCGGCAAAAAAGACAAACAAGAAGGACCCATACACTGTTGATTTCCACAACGGGAGTCTTGGCATTTTTTATCACGGCGAATATGTGGAAGAAATAACTTTTTCTCCAAAGCCTGCTTTTTATGGAAAAAAAACAAGCCTTGGAACGCCGATGGAAAAAATCGGAATGTTCAGACCCCAGCGCCTCGACATCTGGCCTTACAGGTTCTGCCACTATTGGAAGGGCGGCTATCAATGCAAGTTCTGCTCAATCAATGTCATTGCAAAGAACAGGTTAAAGATGGAGCAGGGAATGGAGCTTCACCCAAAGGATATAAGCGAAACCGTTGCAGAAGCCCTTAAGGAACCGGGCAGGTTCTCAATAATCACGCTTACCGGCGGAGCCGACTATGAAGGCGCAGAACCATTTGACTCCGAGCTTAACCGTTATATAAAAGTGCTTCAGGCAATAGGCGAAAATTTCAGCAGTAAGCGCTTCCCAAGCCAGCTCGTCTGCTGTGCGATGACAAAAAAACAGTTGAAACGTCTTTATGATGAGACAGGGATTCTTTCCTACTGCCCGGACATCGAGGTATGGGACAGGGAAAAATTTGCATGGATATGCCCCGGAAAAGACAAATATGTGGGTTGGGACAATTGGGTTAAAAGCATGATAGACGCAGTGGAGCTTTTCGGGCCCGGCAATGTATGTACAAATATCGTGGCCGGCTGCGAGATGGCTGAACCTCATGGATTCAAAACAGAGGATGAGGCTTTAAATTCAACTTTAGATGGCGCCGAGTTCCTTGCAAAAAATGGAGTTGCGATGCTTGCCCTTGTCTGGAGCCCTTCAAGGGGCTCTGCTTTTTACGGTCAGAAGCAGCCTTCTCTAGAATATTATCTACGTCTCGCGCAGGGGCTCCATGATATCCGTGCAGCCTATGGAGTACGGGTCAACACGGATGATTACAAACATTGCGGCAATCACGGCGACAGCGACCTTGCAAGGCTCGACTAA
- a CDS encoding flavin reductase family protein encodes MKKCVPIKPFWYADVVVFPKMVTIITTVNKQGVVNAAPYSFFMQYDIMNQNPRIIVGMRKFTHTYKNIAETGEFVVNFPSADYLDDVMETCRFYPEGVNELDFTKFTTIPSKKVTPPSIKECGQILECRASQQYELDNTQGHIIADVLAIVMDEELIELGREERFRSLNLPIGLGDEKRKYFYYGRIDKIEKHVLKPPPKEITSEKIETCMQWEDNALKELMNIPSAIRSMVVEMTEDILKKEGAEIVTHERYMKLVEEYAPKDVVDRFEQDS; translated from the coding sequence ATGAAAAAGTGTGTCCCTATAAAACCATTCTGGTATGCTGATGTCGTAGTTTTCCCAAAGATGGTCACCATTATCACAACAGTAAACAAGCAGGGAGTTGTAAACGCAGCGCCATATTCGTTCTTCATGCAGTATGACATAATGAACCAAAATCCCAGGATAATCGTGGGAATGAGGAAGTTCACCCACACCTACAAAAACATCGCTGAAACAGGGGAGTTCGTCGTGAATTTTCCATCTGCAGATTATCTCGATGATGTAATGGAAACATGCCGCTTCTATCCTGAAGGGGTCAATGAACTGGACTTCACAAAATTCACAACTATTCCTTCAAAAAAAGTAACCCCGCCAAGCATCAAGGAGTGCGGACAGATTTTAGAATGCAGAGCCAGCCAGCAGTACGAGCTTGATAATACACAGGGTCATATTATCGCAGATGTACTCGCAATAGTTATGGATGAAGAACTCATAGAGCTTGGAAGAGAAGAGCGTTTCAGAAGCCTGAACCTTCCCATCGGGCTGGGAGATGAAAAGAGAAAATACTTCTATTACGGCAGGATAGACAAGATTGAAAAGCATGTCTTGAAACCGCCTCCAAAGGAGATAACCTCTGAAAAAATCGAGACATGTATGCAGTGGGAGGATAATGCTCTTAAAGAGTTGATGAATATACCTTCAGCAATCCGCTCAATGGTTGTGGAAATGACAGAAGACATCTTAAAAAAAGAGGGTGCTGAAATTGTAACACACGAGAGATATATGAAACTCGTTGAAGAATACGCCCCAAAAGACGTGGTTGACCGTTTCGAACAGGACTCATGA
- a CDS encoding type II secretion system protein yields the protein MRGKKGFTLIELMIVVAIIGILAAIAIPNFLKFQAKAKQAEAKSNLSAIYVAQLSYFGEHDIYCTLFSQLGWVYEGPSKYEYFFSATEFAGDVPGLEMPAGVAVGTDTFTAGATGNIDADTTVYDMWTINDRKELLNVVNDVIND from the coding sequence ATGCGTGGGAAAAAAGGATTTACGCTTATCGAACTGATGATAGTGGTTGCAATCATTGGTATTCTTGCAGCAATAGCCATTCCTAATTTTTTAAAATTTCAGGCAAAGGCAAAACAGGCTGAAGCAAAAAGCAACCTTTCCGCGATTTATGTGGCTCAACTTTCTTATTTTGGCGAGCATGACATTTATTGCACATTATTCAGTCAGCTTGGATGGGTTTATGAAGGTCCCAGCAAGTATGAATATTTTTTTTCAGCCACTGAATTTGCCGGTGATGTTCCTGGTCTTGAAATGCCCGCAGGAGTCGCTGTTGGAACAGATACTTTCACTGCGGGAGCAACAGGCAACATAGATGCAGATACGACCGTCTATGATATGTGGACGATTAATGACCGTAAAGAACTCTTAAATGTTGTTAATGACGTAATAAATGATTAG